GCCGCCGACCCCAACGAGTTCCTCGACTCGCTGCGTTACGACCTCGCGTCCAACGAGATCTTCGTGTTCACGCCGAAGGGCGACGTCATGACGCTGCCCGTCGACGCCACCCCGGTGGACTTCGCCTACGCCGTGCACACCGAGATCGGCCACCGCTGCATCGGCGCGAAGGTCAACGGCAAGCTCGTCGCGCTCGAGTCGGCCCTGAAGACCGGTGACCGGGTCGAGGTGTTCACCTCCAAGGACCAGCATTCGGGCCCGTCGAAGGACTGGGCGACGTTCGTGAAGTCGCCGCGCGCCAAGGCGAAGATCCGCCAGTGGTTCGCCAAGGAGCGCCGCGAGGAGGCCCTCGACGCCGGCCGCGACGCGCTGGCGGCGGAGGTCCAGCGCGGCGGGCTGCCCATGCACCGCCTGTTCACGCCGCAGACGATGAAGCAGATCGCCTCGGAGCTGAACTTCGCCGACGTCGATGCGCTGTACACGGCCATCGGCGAGGGCGCGGTGAGCGCGAAGCACGTCACCAACCGCCTCATGGCGCAGTTCTCCAGCAAGGACGACGCGGAGGATCAGCTCGCCGCGCGGACGCCGCTGTCGAAGCTGCAGGCGCCGGAGAAGCGCCGCCGCGCCGATGGCGTCGGCGTGCTCGTCGCGGGGTCGGCGGACATGATGGCGAAGCTGGCCAAGTGCTGCACCCCGGTGCCCGGCGACAAGATCTTCGGCTTCGTCACCCGCGGCGGCGGCGTCAGCGTCCACCGCACCGACTGCACGAACGCCGCGAAGCTGAAGGAGGAGCCCGAGCGACTCATCGAGGTCGAGTGGGCCAGCGACTCCTCGGGCGCGGTCTTCACCGTGACCGTGCAGATCGAGGCGCTCGACCGCCACGGCCTGCTGTCGGAGATCACCCGCACCATCAGCGAGCAGAAGGTCTCCATCATCGCGACGTCCTCGCACACCGCGGAAGATCGCGTGGCCGTCATGCGCTTCACGTTCGAGGTCTCGGACATCAAGCAGCTGGGCTACATCATCTCCGTCCTGCGCGGCGTCGAGGGCGTCTACGACGTCTTCCGCGTCACCAGCGGCGGGTAGTCGCTTGACGACGAAAACCGGCCCCGCACGCGATGTGCGGGGCCGGTGGCCGTCGTGAAGCGGATCGCCGGGGACGGGGCCGGGAGCCGGTGCCGGGAGGCCGGACTAGGAGACGGTGGCCGTCTCGATGCGGACCTCTTCCTTGGGCTTGCCGTCGGTCTGGCCGCCGTCGATGCCCTTGCCGGCGATGCCCTTGGCCACCTTGAGGCCCTCCGGCGTCATGGTGCCCAGCACCGAGTAATTCGGCTGAAGCTGGCTGGGGCCGTAGTTGAGGAAGAACTGCGAGCCGTTGGTGTCCGGGCCGGAGTTGGCCATGGCGATGGAGCCCTCGGGGTAGATGGTCTCCTGCGGGACGTTCGGCTGGTCCTTCGGGTACTCGTCGGCGAAGGTGAAGCCGGGGCCGCCGGCGCCGGTGCCCGTGGGATCGCCGCACTGCAGGACCTGGAGGCTGCCGGCGGTCATGCGGTGGCAGACCGTGTCGTTGTAGTAGCCCTCCTTGGCCAGGTGCTCGATGGCGTTGACGCCGCAGGGGGACAGGGAACGGTCGAGCTCCATGGGGATGTCGCCCTGGTTGGTCTTCAGCGTCACCGTGACCTTGCCCGTGGCGGGGACGTTGTCGGCGGACGGGGCGGAGACTTCCTTGGCGGCCGCGCCGCCCCCGGCCGGGTACTTGCAGGTGACGGTGTCGGGGAGCTTCTCGGCGCGGGCCATGGCCAGCGGGGTCAGCTGCGGGGCGGACGTCGGGGTCTGGCTGGCGGTGACGTCCTCGCCGTCCTTCGCGTCGTCCTTTTCGCCGCCCATGGTGGTCAGGAACCAGATGCCGCCGACCAGCACGACCAGGATGGCAAGCGTGGCCACGACGACGCCCAACGGCTTGACCTTCTCCGCCCGGTCGCGGCGGCCGAGCTCGCGCTCGAGGTTCTTCATCGCCTCGCGGCGTCGCTGTTCATTGCCCTGCACGGTTACCTCTTTCGATCGTTGACCGGTCTGCCGTGACATTATGCCCTGCCGCGGCCCCGCACCGGGGAACCGGGCCGGGGGGCGTCGCGGCGGGGCGGGGGCGGCGAAGTAGTATGTTCGACGAAACACTGCCCGGCGACGCCGTCGTCACCCGCTTCCCACCCCGATTGGAGTCCCATGGAGATCATCGGTTTCCCCTCCGGTCCGCTCGAGACCAACTGCTACGTCGCCACCGGCCACACGATGGACGGCGACGCCGCCGACGGACCGGTCCCCGTGGTCATCATCGACCCGGGCATGGACGCGCTGGGCCGCCTGAAGCGGGAGTGCGAGGAGCGCAACCTCAAACCGGAGGCGGTGCTGCTGACCCACGGGCACATCGACCACACCCGCGACGTCGGCGACGTGTCCCGCGAGTGGGGGATCCCGGTGTACATCAGCCCGCATGACCGTTTCATGCTGGAGAATCCGCTCATCGGCGCGGGGCTCAGCCTGGGCAAGATGTTCAACGTCGCGGAGATGGTGCCGCCGACCGACATCCACGACCTCGACGACGGCGACGAGGTCAAGTTCGCCGGCCTGGCCTTCGAGGTCATCCACGCCCCGGGGCATTCGCCGGGCTGCATCATGCTGCGCGCCTTCGACGGCGGCGACGAGATCGTCTTCTCCGGGGACGTGCTGTTCGCCGGTTCGATCGGCCGCACCGATCTTCCGGGTGCCGACCCGCAGGACATGATGGATTCGCTGAAGAACCGCGTCCTGCCGCTCGACGACGACCTGACCATCCTGCCGGGCCACGGCCCGACGTCCACGATCGGCCGGGAGAAGGCCCATAATCCGTTCCTCGCGCAGGTGAAGTAAGGTTGCCCGGGTGACCGAGCAGCAGAAGAAGCAGAAGATCCGTCCCTTCACCGCGCCGAAGGGCGTGCCGGACTACGTGCCGCCGACGTCGCGCGCCTTCGAGGCCGTGCGGGGTTACCTGCAGCATCGCGCCCGCCTGGCGGGGTACGAGCACATCGAGCTGCCCGTCTTCGAGGACACCGGCCTGTTCGCCCGCGGCGTGGGCGAGTCCACCGACGTGGTGTCGAAGGAGATGTACACCTTCGCCGACCGCGGCGACCGGTCCGTGACGTTGCGCCCGGAGGGCACCGCGGGCGTCATGCGCGCGGTGATCGAGCACAACCTCGACCGCGGCCAGCTGCCGGTGAAGCTGTCCTACGCGGGCCCGTTCTTCCGTTACGAGCGCCCGCAGGCCGGCCGTTACCGCCAGCTGCAGCAGGTCGGCGTGGAGGCCATCGGCGTCGATGATCCGGCCCTGGACGCCGAGGTCGTCGCGCTGGCGGACGCCTCCTTCCGCGGCATCGGGCTGACCGGCCACCGACTGGAGCTGACGTCGCTGGGCGACGATTCCTGCCGCCCGGAGTACCGCCGCAAGCTGCAGGACTTCCTCTTCGCCCTGCCGCTGGACGAGGAGACCCGCCGCCGCGCCGAGCTCAACCCGCTGCGCGTGCTCGACGACAAGCGCCCCGAGGTCAAGGAGATGACCGCCGACGCCCCGGTGATGCTCGACCACCTGTCGCCGGAGTGCCGCGCCCACTTCGAGACCGTCACCGGCCTCCTCGACGACATGGGCGTGGAGTACGTGATCAACCCGCGCATGGTCCGCGGCCTGGATTACTACACCAAGACCTGCTTCGAGTTCGTCCACGATGGTCTGGGCGCGCAGTCGGGCATCGGCGGCGGCGGCCGCTACGACGGCCTGATGGCCCAGCTCGGCGGCCAGGAACTGTCGGGCATCGGCTTCGGCCTGGGCGTCGACCGCGCGCTGCTGGCCCTGGAGACCGAGGGCAAGACCTTCGGCGGCGAGCGCCGCGTGGACGTCTACGGCGTGGCCCTCGGCGAGGACGCCTCCCGCGCGATGGCGGTTCTCGTCGGCAAGCTCCGCGACGCGGGGATCAGCTCCGACATGTCCTACGGCGGCCGCGGCCTGAAGGGCGCGATGAAGGGCGCCGACCGCGCCGGCGCGCGTTTCGCCCTGGTGCTCGGCGAGTCCGAGCTCGAGGCGGGCGAGGTCCAGCTCAAGGACTTGACGTCGCACGAGCAGCACGCGATCTCGCTTGACGACGCCGTCGCCCAGCTCAAGGCGCGCCTGGATCAGTAGGGGCGCCGCAGTTCCATTGCCGAGGCGATGGCGATCGCGGCGCACACCGGCGCCCAGAACCGTTCCTTCGGGGACGGCGACGCGGCATTCGGGATCACGGCCACGGCCATGACTCCGGCGACGACGCGGAGCATCCCGCGCGGCGCGGCCCCCGCGCCGATCATCGCGGCGGACGCCAGATAAGCCGGTGCCGCGACCGCGCTGATGGTCCGGAGCCGGGCCGGGAGCCGGCCGGGGTGCCCGCCTCCATAGGCCGCCGAGCCCCAGGGCATCCCGGCGGCGAGACCGGCCTGGAAGAGTCCGAGGGCGGCCAAACCCGACGTGGCGGCGATTCTCGTGGCCGCGATTCCGGTGGCGGCGATTTTGGTGATGGGCACCGGCATGAGGTCAGCACTCCGTCCTGTTCACGGGCATGCGCAGGGCGACCGCGAGGCCGCCGGTCGAGGTCTCCTTGTACTTGGTCATCATGTCGCGTCCGGTGGCGGCCATCGTCGCGACTGCCTCGTCGAGGGTCACCGCATGGTCGCCGTCGCCGAGCCGCGCCAGCCGAGCGGCGTTGATCGCCTGCACCGCGGCGACGGCGTTGCGCTCGATGCAGGGAATCTGGACGAGCCCGCCGACGGGATCGCAGGTCAGCCCCAGGTTGTGCTCGAGGGCGATCTCCGCGGCGTTCTCCACCTGGCGCGGGTCGCCGCCCATCACTTCGCACAGGCCAGCCGCCGCCATCGCCGCCGCCGATCCGACCTCGCCCTGGCAGCCGACTTCGGCGCCGGAGATCGAGGCGTTTTCCTTCACCACGATGCCGATCGCCCCGGCCGCGAGCAGGAACCGGCGCGCCGCCTCGGGCGTGAAACCGGCGACGTAGACCCGTGCGTAGCGCATCACGGCGGGCACGATTCCCGCGGCGCCATTGGTCGGCGCGGTGACCACGCGGCCGCCGGCGGCGTTTTCCTCGTTGACGGCCAGCGCCCACAGGTTCACCCATTCCATGGCGGCCAGGGCGTCGGCTTTCTCGTCGGCGCGTGCCGATAACAACCTGCGGTGCAGTTCGAAGGCGCGGCGCCGGACGCCGAGGCCGCCGGGGAGGATGCCCTCGGCGGCCATGCCCGCGTCGATGCACTCGCGCATCGTCCGCCACACGGCGTCCAAATGCCCGTCGACGGTTTCGGGACCGCCGTGCAGAGCCGCTTCGTTGGCGGCCATGACTTCGGCGACGTCGAGGCCGGAATCCCGGCAGCGGGCCAGCAACTCGTCGCCCGTCGTGAATGGGTGGGGCACCGCGCCGCGGCGTCCGGCGGTCGATGCGCCGGCGCCCAGGCCGGATTCCGCGGCGTTTTTCGCGGCCATGTCCTCACCGGACAGGACGAACCCGCCGCCGACGGAGAACCACTCCTGGGTGAACTCTTCGTCCCCGGCTCGTGCGGTGAAGATCATGCCGTTGGGGTGGCCGTCGATTTCCCGCGGATCGAAGGTGATGCGGTAGGAGAAGGCGCCGGATTCAGCGTGAACCGTTCCGGTGGCGGGGATGTCGGTGCCCGGCAGTGGTTCGGCGTCCGGCGGCACGGTCTCCGGCGCGTGGCCCGCCAAGCCTAGGAGCACCGCGCGATCGGTGCCGTGGCCCCGACCGGTTGCCGCAAGCGATCCGCGCAATTCGACGTCGACGGTCAACGAATCCGTCCGAGAACATGCATTGGCCCGGGATGGGTCACCGACCGGAGCAGCAGCGTCGCCCCGGGATGAGTCGTCGACCGGAGCAGTAGCGTCGCGAAGCTTCTGCGGCAGCTCGGTGGCCGAAGCAGGAACGCTCGCCGGGGAAGCGGCGTCGCGAAGCTTCTGGGGCAGCCCCCGCATGAACCCTGCGGCGGCCCACATGGGGCCGACGGTGTGCGAGGAGGAGGGGCCGATGCCGATGCTGAACAGATCGACGACGCTGATGGTCATGTGAGCCACATTACAAATTTGGGGCCTCGCCGGTGTTTTGGCTGCTGCACGACGATCCCGTCGGCGTCCTCGCCGAAGTGCCGCGCGGTGCGAACGCCGTCTCGGACATCACGGCTGTTGCGTGAGAGGGGCCGTCTGGCTCACCTATGCGCGATCAGGGTTGCGCGATCACGGTTGCGCGGGAAAGCGGCCTCCCTCGCGCAGGGCCGTCACGACGGCGGGCGACGGTTCGGCGTGGATCTCCGGAAGGTTGCGCTCGAAGGGGTGCTGCAGCGCGCGGGTCTGCCACTCGTGGCCGGAATTGCGGGGGTCACCCGCGGGGTGGCGGGGGTCGAGCAGCAGCCATCCGCCGGTCTCGGACAGGTACGGGGCCCACGCGGCGACGATGCCGTGGAGCACGGTGCCGCCCACTCCGTCGTCGACCTCCTGGTACCGCAGTCCGGCGGGGATGCCGTTGGCCCGCAGCAGTGCGGCGAGAAGGTGCGCCTGGGCGTAGCAGTAGCCGGCGCCCGCCTCGAGCGTTTCGGAGGCGGTGACGGGAGTATTGGCCTCGATCGTCGTGGCGACCGGATGCCGGGCGCCGCCGTCGACATCGGACGCATGCGCGATTCGGTCGCGGACGTGGGCGAACGTCGCCGCGATGGTGGCGTCCGGGGTCTCGGCGCGCAGCTCTTCGGCCAGCGCCGCGACCCGGGGATGGTCCGCGTCGATGATCGCGGACGAGGCGAGGAAGGATTCGTCGGGGAGCATGGGAAACAATCTAGGCGACGGCGGATCGGGAGCCGGGAACGGTCTTATCCGGAAGGACCTAACCCAGATGGCCTTAACCCAGATGGCCCTTGAGCAGCTCGCCGAAGGAGGGGCCGCCGGATTCCTCGATTCCGGCGCCCGACCGGCGGGTGGCGCCCGCCGCCAAACCTCCGACGCCCTGCGCCAGGACCAGATCGGCGAGTTCGCCGGCGGCGCGGGACACCCGCGCGGTCAGGGGAGCGGTGCCTTCCGCGTGTCCGCCGTGAGACCCACCGGCCCCGTTCCCGCCGCCGGTGAAGGTGGCGGCGCCGAAATCATCCGTCGCCGCGAACACGCCGGTCGGCGCGACCATCGCGCCCATGTACGAAAACAGCGGGCGCATGGCGTGATCGATCGCCAACGAATGGCGTGCCGTTCCGGCGGTCGCGCCGAGGAGGGCGGGCACGGACCGCAGGGCGCCGTCGTCAAGCGAATCGACGAACATCTTGAACAGTCCCGAATACGAGGCCTTGAACACCGGCGACACCGCGATGACGGCATCTGCGGAAGCGACGGTGCGGCGCGCGTCGTCGAGGGCCCGCGACGACAGTCCGCCGACGGTGAACGCGTCCGCCAGGTCGCGGGCGAGATCGCGGACCTCGATGAACGTGACCTCGGCGGATTCGCCGCGTGCGGTGATGGCGGCGACGGTGGCGTCGGCAAGCATGTCCGCCAGCCGGCGCGTCGACGACGGCGTGGACAGTCCGGCCGTGATGACTGCGATGGTGCGCAACGGATGCTCCTTTCCGGGGGCGTGCGTGGGTTGCCGCCCGCTACTTGTCCTCGACGCGGCCCGGCTGGATCCTGTGGTGCGGGTGGTCGCGGTCGAGCTTCAGCGTGGCGTGGGTGGGCGGATCCGAGGGGACGTGCTCCGGGCGACGGGCCTCCATGCGGCGGCGGACCTCCGGCACGACCTCCCTGCCCAGGATCTCGATCTGCTCAAGGACGACCTCCAGCGGCAGGCCGGCATGGTCCATGAGGAAAAGCTGGCGCTGGTAATCGCCCACCCAGTCCGCGAATTGCATGGTGCGCTCGATGACCTGCTCGACGGTGCCGACGGTCAGCGGCGTCATCTCCGTGAACTCCTCCAGCGACGGGCCGTGGCCGTACACCGGGGCGTTGTCGAAATAGGGGCGGAAGAACTTCTTCGCCTGCTCCTCCGTGTCGCCGATGAACACCTGCCCGCCGAGGCCGACGGTCGCCTGATCGGCGCGGCCGTGGCCGTACTGCTCGAAGCGGCGGCGGTAGATGCCCACCATCTTCGCCGTGTGCTCCTTGTTCCAGAAGATGTTGTTGTGGAAGAAGCCGTCGCCGTAGAACGCGGCCTGCTCCGCGATCTGCACCGAACGGATGGAGCCGTGCCACACGAACGGCGGGGTGTCGTCCAGCGGCCACGGCGTGGACACGTACCCCTGCAACGGCGTGCGGAACTCGCCCGACCAGTTGACCGGGCGCTCGCGCCACAGGCGGCGCAGCAGGTGGTAGTTCTCCACCGCCAGCGGGATGCCCTGGCGGATGTCCTTGCCGAACCACGGGTACACCGGGCCGGTGTTGCCGCGGCCCATCATGAGATCGACGCGGCCGCCCGACAGGTGCTGCAGGAAGGCGTAGTCCTCGGCGATTTTGACGGGGTCGTTGGTGGTGATCAGCGTCGTCGCCGTGGACAGCTGCAGCTTCTCGGTCTTGGCCGCGATGTAGCCGAGGTGGGTGGTCGGGGAGGAGGGCACGAACGGCGGGTTGTGGTGCTCGCCCGTGGCGAAGACGTCCAGGCCCACTTCCTCGGCCTTCAGCGCCATTTGGGTCATGGCGTTGATGCGCTCGTGCTCGGTGGGCGTGGTGCCGTCCGTCGGGTCCGTGGTGACGTCGCCGATCGTGAAAATGCCGAACTGCAAGGTGGCTC
This genomic stretch from Corynebacterium hansenii harbors:
- a CDS encoding peptidylprolyl isomerase; translated protein: MQGNEQRRREAMKNLERELGRRDRAEKVKPLGVVVATLAILVVLVGGIWFLTTMGGEKDDAKDGEDVTASQTPTSAPQLTPLAMARAEKLPDTVTCKYPAGGGAAAKEVSAPSADNVPATGKVTVTLKTNQGDIPMELDRSLSPCGVNAIEHLAKEGYYNDTVCHRMTAGSLQVLQCGDPTGTGAGGPGFTFADEYPKDQPNVPQETIYPEGSIAMANSGPDTNGSQFFLNYGPSQLQPNYSVLGTMTPEGLKVAKGIAGKGIDGGQTDGKPKEEVRIETATVS
- the hisS gene encoding histidine--tRNA ligase, which gives rise to MTEQQKKQKIRPFTAPKGVPDYVPPTSRAFEAVRGYLQHRARLAGYEHIELPVFEDTGLFARGVGESTDVVSKEMYTFADRGDRSVTLRPEGTAGVMRAVIEHNLDRGQLPVKLSYAGPFFRYERPQAGRYRQLQQVGVEAIGVDDPALDAEVVALADASFRGIGLTGHRLELTSLGDDSCRPEYRRKLQDFLFALPLDEETRRRAELNPLRVLDDKRPEVKEMTADAPVMLDHLSPECRAHFETVTGLLDDMGVEYVINPRMVRGLDYYTKTCFEFVHDGLGAQSGIGGGGRYDGLMAQLGGQELSGIGFGLGVDRALLALETEGKTFGGERRVDVYGVALGEDASRAMAVLVGKLRDAGISSDMSYGGRGLKGAMKGADRAGARFALVLGESELEAGEVQLKDLTSHEQHAISLDDAVAQLKARLDQ
- a CDS encoding L-serine ammonia-lyase, giving the protein MTISVVDLFSIGIGPSSSHTVGPMWAAAGFMRGLPQKLRDAASPASVPASATELPQKLRDATAPVDDSSRGDAAAPVGDPSRANACSRTDSLTVDVELRGSLAATGRGHGTDRAVLLGLAGHAPETVPPDAEPLPGTDIPATGTVHAESGAFSYRITFDPREIDGHPNGMIFTARAGDEEFTQEWFSVGGGFVLSGEDMAAKNAAESGLGAGASTAGRRGAVPHPFTTGDELLARCRDSGLDVAEVMAANEAALHGGPETVDGHLDAVWRTMRECIDAGMAAEGILPGGLGVRRRAFELHRRLLSARADEKADALAAMEWVNLWALAVNEENAAGGRVVTAPTNGAAGIVPAVMRYARVYVAGFTPEAARRFLLAAGAIGIVVKENASISGAEVGCQGEVGSAAAMAAAGLCEVMGGDPRQVENAAEIALEHNLGLTCDPVGGLVQIPCIERNAVAAVQAINAARLARLGDGDHAVTLDEAVATMAATGRDMMTKYKETSTGGLAVALRMPVNRTEC
- a CDS encoding transglutaminase-like domain-containing protein, with product MLPDESFLASSAIIDADHPRVAALAEELRAETPDATIAATFAHVRDRIAHASDVDGGARHPVATTIEANTPVTASETLEAGAGYCYAQAHLLAALLRANGIPAGLRYQEVDDGVGGTVLHGIVAAWAPYLSETGGWLLLDPRHPAGDPRNSGHEWQTRALQHPFERNLPEIHAEPSPAVVTALREGGRFPAQP
- a CDS encoding LLM class flavin-dependent oxidoreductase, whose product is MQFGIFTIGDVTTDPTDGTTPTEHERINAMTQMALKAEEVGLDVFATGEHHNPPFVPSSPTTHLGYIAAKTEKLQLSTATTLITTNDPVKIAEDYAFLQHLSGGRVDLMMGRGNTGPVYPWFGKDIRQGIPLAVENYHLLRRLWRERPVNWSGEFRTPLQGYVSTPWPLDDTPPFVWHGSIRSVQIAEQAAFYGDGFFHNNIFWNKEHTAKMVGIYRRRFEQYGHGRADQATVGLGGQVFIGDTEEQAKKFFRPYFDNAPVYGHGPSLEEFTEMTPLTVGTVEQVIERTMQFADWVGDYQRQLFLMDHAGLPLEVVLEQIEILGREVVPEVRRRMEARRPEHVPSDPPTHATLKLDRDHPHHRIQPGRVEDK
- a CDS encoding CE1759 family FMN reductase, which gives rise to MRTIAVITAGLSTPSSTRRLADMLADATVAAITARGESAEVTFIEVRDLARDLADAFTVGGLSSRALDDARRTVASADAVIAVSPVFKASYSGLFKMFVDSLDDGALRSVPALLGATAGTARHSLAIDHAMRPLFSYMGAMVAPTGVFAATDDFGAATFTGGGNGAGGSHGGHAEGTAPLTARVSRAAGELADLVLAQGVGGLAAGATRRSGAGIEESGGPSFGELLKGHLG
- a CDS encoding MBL fold metallo-hydrolase translates to MEIIGFPSGPLETNCYVATGHTMDGDAADGPVPVVIIDPGMDALGRLKRECEERNLKPEAVLLTHGHIDHTRDVGDVSREWGIPVYISPHDRFMLENPLIGAGLSLGKMFNVAEMVPPTDIHDLDDGDEVKFAGLAFEVIHAPGHSPGCIMLRAFDGGDEIVFSGDVLFAGSIGRTDLPGADPQDMMDSLKNRVLPLDDDLTILPGHGPTSTIGREKAHNPFLAQVK